The following proteins come from a genomic window of Varunaivibrio sulfuroxidans:
- a CDS encoding zinc ABC transporter substrate-binding protein: MLFQTAALGGGITGKNGPAVAVSLPPIDSLVQGVMDGVGVPTLLMASGGSPHAQSLRPSQVRAIANADLVFWVGPAMETFLDRPMATLPPARIVTLMDSPEIHLLPSRTSNAHGVKAVAPEFDHDHDHGAYDPHIWLSPENARAVVAVAARRLSAIDPKHSAIYHKNAAALDLRLNALQQDIQAAVRPLRGRAFVVQHDAYHYFEAAFGLQSTAYISTLPERRPSARHIADVIALIKEKKAACLFSEPQFDPAQARAIAQETGVRLAQLDPIGATIKPGKSFYFELMERLKHDFVSCLGRR, encoded by the coding sequence TTGCTTTTTCAAACCGCCGCCCTGGGCGGCGGTATTACGGGGAAAAACGGCCCTGCGGTCGCGGTCAGCCTGCCGCCGATCGATTCACTGGTTCAGGGCGTAATGGACGGGGTCGGCGTACCCACCTTGCTGATGGCCTCGGGAGGTTCGCCTCACGCGCAATCCCTTCGCCCGTCGCAAGTCCGCGCAATCGCCAACGCCGATCTCGTGTTCTGGGTCGGCCCGGCGATGGAAACCTTTTTGGACCGCCCGATGGCCACCTTGCCCCCGGCGCGCATCGTCACCTTGATGGACAGCCCGGAAATCCACCTTTTACCGTCACGCACCAGCAATGCCCACGGCGTTAAGGCGGTGGCGCCCGAATTCGATCACGATCACGATCACGGCGCCTACGATCCACACATCTGGCTTTCCCCCGAAAACGCCCGCGCCGTCGTCGCCGTCGCGGCCCGCCGCCTAAGCGCGATCGACCCCAAACACAGCGCCATCTATCATAAAAACGCGGCGGCGCTGGACCTGCGCCTAAACGCCTTGCAGCAGGACATCCAGGCCGCGGTCCGCCCCTTGCGCGGGCGCGCCTTCGTCGTTCAGCATGACGCCTATCATTACTTCGAGGCGGCCTTCGGACTACAATCGACAGCATATATCAGCACCCTGCCCGAACGCCGTCCCAGCGCCCGGCACATCGCCGACGTCATCGCTCTGATCAAGGAAAAAAAGGCCGCCTGCCTGTTTAGCGAGCCCCAGTTCGACCCCGCCCAAGCGCGCGCCATCGCCCAGGAAACCGGCGTGCGCCTGGCTCAGTTGGATCCCATCGGAGCCACGATCAAACCCGGAAAAAGCTTCTACTTTGAATTGATGGAACGATTGAAGCATGATTTCGTCTCCTGCCTGGGGCGCCGTTGA
- the hisI gene encoding phosphoribosyl-AMP cyclohydrolase, translating to MPTTVPAETTTIVLDALSFNDAGLIPAIAQQHDSGEVLMMAWMNRDAVRETLETGRVCYFSRSKGRLWRKGEQSGQIQNLIELRWDCDADTLLLMVDQKGVACHTGRRNCFFNAVREGKPSVIADVAVSPDILYGGGPE from the coding sequence ATGCCGACCACCGTCCCCGCCGAAACCACGACCATCGTGCTTGACGCCTTGTCGTTCAACGACGCGGGGCTTATTCCCGCGATCGCCCAACAACATGACAGCGGCGAGGTTCTAATGATGGCGTGGATGAACCGCGACGCCGTCAGGGAAACCCTCGAAACCGGACGGGTTTGCTATTTTTCCCGCTCCAAGGGGCGACTGTGGCGCAAGGGCGAACAATCGGGACAAATCCAAAATTTGATCGAGCTGCGTTGGGATTGCGATGCCGACACCCTGTTGCTGATGGTCGATCAAAAAGGGGTGGCGTGCCACACCGGACGGCGCAATTGCTTCTTCAACGCCGTGCGCGAGGGAAAACCTTCGGTGATCGCCGATGTCGCGGTCTCTCCCGATATTTTATACGGCGGCGGCCCTGAATGA